The Ktedonobacterales bacterium genome includes a region encoding these proteins:
- a CDS encoding glucose 1-dehydrogenase: protein MGKLDGKVAIITGAGSGFGRATTLLFTHEGASVLVMDRDEAGANATVAEVERSHPGKASVFIGNVTSSADCAGMVRAAVERYGKLDILFNNAGIGGKITGLEMMEEEDWDNVLAVNLKSVFLGAKYAFPELKKNGGGVILNTASVSAFAASPGYAAYTSSKAGVVQLTKLIALEGAPYRIRSNAICPSFSWTPLVQRGIAERFPGAEERVKQALAQASPLNDLVTAEEVAALALHLVSDEARFITGTAQIIDGGLSAGINR, encoded by the coding sequence ATGGGCAAGCTCGATGGCAAAGTTGCCATCATTACTGGCGCAGGTTCAGGCTTTGGCCGCGCCACCACACTGCTGTTCACGCATGAGGGCGCGTCAGTGCTGGTCATGGACCGTGACGAGGCAGGCGCTAACGCTACCGTTGCCGAGGTCGAACGGTCACACCCTGGCAAAGCCTCGGTCTTTATCGGCAATGTCACCAGCAGCGCCGATTGTGCTGGAATGGTGCGCGCCGCTGTGGAGCGATATGGCAAGCTCGACATTCTCTTCAACAACGCGGGCATCGGCGGGAAGATCACGGGCCTGGAGATGATGGAAGAGGAGGACTGGGACAATGTACTGGCGGTCAACCTCAAAAGCGTGTTTCTAGGCGCAAAATATGCGTTCCCGGAACTGAAGAAAAATGGCGGCGGTGTCATTCTCAATACCGCTTCTGTCTCGGCTTTTGCGGCTTCGCCTGGCTATGCCGCCTACACGTCTTCCAAGGCTGGCGTGGTGCAATTGACGAAACTGATTGCCCTGGAAGGCGCGCCCTATCGCATCCGCTCGAACGCGATTTGCCCATCGTTCTCCTGGACACCGCTGGTGCAGCGTGGAATCGCCGAGCGGTTTCCAGGCGCGGAAGAGCGAGTGAAACAGGCGCTGGCCCAGGCTTCGCCGCTGAACGATCTGGTGACAGCCGAAGAGGTAGCCGCGCTGGCCTTGCATCTGGTCTCCGACGAGGCGCGCTTTATCACCGGCACTGCTCAGATCATTGATGGCGGCCTGAGCGCAGGCATAAACAGGTAA